The genomic stretch GATCGCCGCCGCTGTCATCGTCTTGAACGGAAAAATCGTCGCGATCGGAGGCCAGCAAAATCAGGTAGGGGTCAACCTCCTGGCTGTTCATGGCGATGGTGACGGTTTGCCCCGCCTGCCCCTCAAACCGGTAGGGGTTGTAGAAGCTGCCGTCGGGCAGCACATTGCTAGTGTCGTTGAGCTGACCTTGCACCGTTGCGCCTAAGGCAATAGGGGCGGGTTCGCGGCTGGTGCGATCGGCGGGGGCTGAGGCTGTGGCCGTGCCCGATCGCACCGAGGCTAAGAACGTCTGCACCGCGTCGGTAGGGATGGCAAAGCCAATGCCCACGCTGCCGCCGTTGTCGCCAGTGGTGAAGATAGACGTGTTGACGCCGATCACCTGTCCGGCGCTGTTGAGCAACGGCCCGCCTGAGTTGCCGGGGTTGATGGCGGCATCAGTCTGAATCACGTTGCGATCGCGGTCAATGCGGCTGACAATGCCCACGGTGAGGGTGCCCTGCAACCCAAAGGGGCTACCGATAGCAAAGGCGCTCTGCCCTACCCGCACTGAGTTGGGGGGTGCTAGAGTCACCGTTGGCAGGTTCGTAGGGTTGCCCCGCAGGCGCACTGCTGCCAGGTCTAGCCGGTCTTGGCCGTAGCCCACTACATCGCCCTGGAAGCTGCGGCCGTCAGACAAGCGCACCGTCACCACGCGCTCAGTACCAACCACGTGGGCGTTGGTGAGAATTAGTCCGCTGGCGTCGACAATGCTGCCGCTGCCGCCGCCGTCGCGGGTATCAATGGCCACCACAGCCGGGCTGACCTGGTCGTATACCCGAATGGTGGTATCTTCATCGACAGGTGACTGAGCCAGCGCTGGGGTAGCCCCTAACGGGGTCAAGCGGACAGGGGCGATCGCCGTGATCCCCGCCAGTAGTGCCCCTAGAGCTAACGAACCCGATGCCAATCGCTTCACTGCTGCCTGTGCCATATAGTCCCTAAATATCCTGTAAAAACGCACTACCGAGTCGGCATGAGGTAGTACCTGATACCTACTATTTACCTAGCCTTCCCCTACTTTCAGGATATATCTCTGGGTAGAGGCGCACCTGTCTCCTCAGCCACTTTCGCGGCAGGCACCGTCGCTCCCACTACCTGGTTGCGTCCTTGGGACTTGGCTTGATAGAGGGCGTCGTCAGCAGCCTTCAAGACATCCACAGCTTGCCAGCCGTGGCCAGGAAAGCTGGCTACCCCCAGCGAAGCTGACAGCGGATTGAGGATCAGGCCGCTGTAGCTGATCTGGATCAGGCCTAGAGCCTGGCGAATTTCTTCAGCCCTTGCCATCGTGGCCTCGGGGGGTGACTCTGGCAGGATTAGAAGCATCTCTTCGCCCCCGTAGCGGCAGGCCACATCAGAACCGCGCACGCTATCGCGGAGGAGTTGCCCGACGGTTTCTAGGACGCGATCGCCCGCATCATGGCCGTAGGTATCGTTAAACTGCTTGAAATGGTCAATATCGAGCATAATTACGCCAATTGTGTGGCACTGACGCTGGGCTCGCTGTACTTCTCGGGTCAGGGTTTCTTCTAGGTAGCGGCGATTAAACAGCCCGGTTAGTGGGTCACGAATGCTCTGCTGCTGAAGAGTTTCGCGCAGGTGCAGGTTGGCCAGCGCCAGAGCGATCTGCTCAGCCACAGTGCGAGCCAACTGCTGCACTGGCTGAGATAGCTCGGAGGCACTGAGGTAAAACAGCCCTAGGGTTTGGCTCTGGGCTAGCAGCGGAATGCAGAGGGTAGTCAAGGCATGGGTGCCTTCGGCTTGGCCGCACCCCAGACTCAGGCAGTCGTGGTCAATCTGGTGCAGATGCTCCCCGCCCAAGATACAGCAGTCTGGAGGAATAAACTCGGTAGCTGATGCCCGCTGTGCCCCCCAGGTGGCAACCTGCTCAACGCAATAGTCGACGGCATTGGTCACCATGAAAATGCTGCCACTGCTGCCGGGAAACAGGGGTGCTACTAGGACACCTAAGGACTGGTAAGCGTCTTTGGCTGTCAGACAGGCCTGCAGAAAGTCGCTCATTTCACTCAACAGCCGCATTTGCTGGGTGTGCTGGTTGAGTTCGTCAACGCGGGTAGCCAGCTGCTGATTTACCTGCTGTAGGTCATGCTCTGACCGCTTGAGAGGAGTAATGTCGCTAAAGGTTACGGCAAAGCCATCGCCCAGCTGG from Leptolyngbya subtilissima AS-A7 encodes the following:
- a CDS encoding trypsin-like peptidase domain-containing protein, with translation MAQAAVKRLASGSLALGALLAGITAIAPVRLTPLGATPALAQSPVDEDTTIRVYDQVSPAVVAIDTRDGGGSGSIVDASGLILTNAHVVGTERVVTVRLSDGRSFQGDVVGYGQDRLDLAAVRLRGNPTNLPTVTLAPPNSVRVGQSAFAIGSPFGLQGTLTVGIVSRIDRDRNVIQTDAAINPGNSGGPLLNSAGQVIGVNTSIFTTGDNGGSVGIGFAIPTDAVQTFLASVRSGTATASAPADRTSREPAPIALGATVQGQLNDTSNVLPDGSFYNPYRFEGQAGQTVTIAMNSQEVDPYLILLASDRDDFSVQDDDSGGDLSARISVQLPYTGSYIILANSYGQGEAGRYQLQLSQSGGGQGGLTQTAPSGALLRQQGNLGPGDDTLQDGSYYQEFSFRGRAGQRVRLRLESPDFDTYLILLDEGRNRLAENDDASPDNTNSELAVTLPRDGTYSVIVNSFEAGDRGRFLLTVE